CTTCGGGAACGTGGAATCAGGGTCTTTATTGCTACAGGTCGCTCCATCAATGCCATCAGTCATGTGCAGCACCTGAATTTTGATGGCTATATTACATTTAATGGCGGGTGTTGTGTTGCTAAGGATAATAGCGTGTTATTCAAACAGGCACTGGATCCCCAGGATATTCAGCAATTATTGCACTATACCAGCCATCAGCCTCTGAATTTCTCACTAATGTACGAGGACTGCCATTTTGTAAACCAGGCAACGCCGGAGATCATCGCCATGTATGCTTACCTGAACCTTCCTGTACCGCCGCTTGTAGACAGAACGAACCCGGATGTTTGCAATATTTTGCAGGCGAATATCTTACTGAAACAGGAAGATGAGCTGGAATTCATGCATAACATTATGCCCAATAGCATTGCTACCCGCTGGGCACCCCATTCTGCCGATATTAATCCGAAAGGGATCAGTAAAAAAGTAGGGGTAGAAGTATTCTGCGAACATTTTGGGTTTCATATATCGGAGACCATGTCTTTCGGAGATGGTGGAAATGATATTGAAATGCTGAGGCATACCGCCATTGGTGTGGCCATGGGTAATGCGACAGCCGATGTAAAAGCGGTAGCAGATTATGTAACGGATGACATTGATAATGATGGCATCTGGAAAGCACTGCTGTATTTTAAAATTTAGCCTTCTATGTTGCAGGCGGACTTGCCATTTTTGTTTTAAAAATTTTATTGAAAGGCCCTTTTGACAGTTTGCCTGTATTACTTCTACCTTATCCATCCCTGCGGGCAACATCCGTTTGCCCGGTTAATCTGCCAGTTTATTAAATAGCGATGGGCGTTTCGCGCAGCCAGTTCCTAAACGGGATGTCGGTTATCCGTGTGTCGGCGTCAGTAAGGGGGGCCTTATTGGCAACCCGGTGACTGGCTTAGTCGGGCTCAGCCAGTTCCTTACCGGGATGTCGGTTACCCGTGTACCGGCGTCAGTAAGGGGGATACCTTATTGGCAACCCGGTGACTGGCTTAGTCGGGCGCAGCCAGTTCCTTAACGGGATGTTGGTTATCCGTGTGTCGGCGTCAGTAAGGGGGATACCTTATTGGCAACCCGGTGGTTCGCTTAGTGCGGCTCAGCCAGTTCCCTACCGGGATGTCGGTTATCTATGTGTCCCAGTAAGGAGAACCCTATTAGCAACACGATGGTTCGCTTCGTGGGGGTCAACTCGGCCAGTTCCTGAACATAGGCCGAACCTTATGGCAACGGTTCATTAATACGGTACTAAAAGATCATGATAAGGTCACTTGTATATCGATTGGATATTGAGGTGATATTAAGGTGACCTTATAGTAAACCGATAATGCCGTTATCCCTCTATGTTCGGGCCCTCGCTTTACCCTGTTATTTAGGTACATTATTAACGTATCCCGGCTCCTCCGCAGGTATCCCGGATTGGTCTGTTTTTGTGAAAGAGCAAAAACAAACCTTTATATATTCCTGATTTTCAACACAAAGTGCACTTTTTATGAAAATCAAGCAATCCTTTACGAAAAGGACCTCCTGCTCCTTCAGTTAGAATGAGATTCCGGAAGTAAATGTGAAAGATGGTGCTGTTTAGTACCTGCTAACCGGGATGGTGTTTCTGAGCCGTTCAGGCAAGTTATTTGAGCTACGGGGAGTATATTTATACCTCATAAGCACCTAGCTTTGTATATTATGAAGGATCCGACCGAAATACTTACAGGAGTCATCTTTTACTCCCATCTCACATCCAAACGGAAAGAGGTGGCCGCATTCATGGCGCATAACACACTGATCCTGATGGTGGAGGGGCAATTATCAATTGAGACGGCAGGCGGGAAAACGATCCTGCAAAAGGGTGATATAATGCTTGTGGGGAAGAATCAGCTGGCTACATTGACGAAAATACCATCAGCGGAAGGAAACTATGAAACCATTGTAATCGTATTACAGGAGGACCTGCTCAGAACGATTGCCCTGGAAGAAAAAATAGAGGTCAGGGAGCCATATACCGGTTCCCCCTTTGTGCTCATTCCACCGAATGATTTTATGCAGGGGTATTTTCAGTCAGTGCTCCCTTATGTGCGCCATCCGGATAAAAAGATCAGAGCCAGCATGGGGATGCTGAAAGTAAGAGAAGGAGTTACCTTGTTGCTATATGCTATGCCTTCTTTGAATAGTTTATTGTTCGACTTTTCAGCGCCTTATAAAATAGACCTTAAAAAGTTCATGTTAAGCCATTATCACTTCAATTTACCGGTTGAGAAATTTGCGCAGCTGACAGGGAGAAGTCTGGCGGCATTTAAGCGGGATTTCAAAAAGGTATTTGACGCGGCACCGAGACAATGGCTGCTGGAAAAGCGATTGGTGGAAGCCCGGCACCTGATAGAAAAGAAAAATAAAAAGCCATCAGCGATCTATCTTGATTTAGGATTTGAAAGCCTGTCTCATTTTTCGCGCACGTTTAAGAAGATGTTTGGAAAGGTACCTTCGGCATGCATTCCCGCTTTGTAACCAGTTCCCTGGAGGTAAGTACCTTTTGTTATGCATTGAAACACAGCGCTTCTATCACATCGAGTACCCCAGCTTCATTGTTACCTTTCTCTGTTATGAAGTTCGCCGCCTCAATGATGGCAGGATGCGCATTCTTCATGGCATAGCTATATTTTGCATGCTTCATCATTTCATAGTCATTCAGATAATCGCCAAAGGCCAGTGTTTCATCAGCAGTGATCTGGTTCACTTCCTGTATCACCTTCAGGGCTTCTCCTTTATTGGCATCCCTGCGGGTTACATCTACCCAGAATGCTCCTCCGAGGGTCACCTTCAGCCTGTCGGCAAATGACTGGTAGTGCGGGTAGGCGTGCTGTTCAGCACCTGCCAGGTCGAGTACGGACATCTTCAGCACCGGATCATTCAGCCTGGTCAGATCTTCTACTATTTTGATGTTTTTCTGGAATACCAGCACCCTGTCCAGCAGCACCTGGGCTTCACTTTCCAGGTACCAGCAATCTTTACCACAGAGTACGGGAAAGGTATTTTCAATGGCACGGGAGGTTTTCACCAATGCGTCTATTTCTTCGTGGGGTAATGGCTTGGACATGATTTCTCTTTTATCATACATGATAAAACTGCCATTGTCCGAAATGGCATATACATGTCCCATTAAAGGTTTGAAATTTTCAGTAATGCTGAAATGTGGTCTTCCGGTGGCAATGCCCAGCTTTACTCCTTTTTTTAACAGTCGGGTGGCAATATCCCAAAAACGCTCCGGTACCTGGTGCTGATCATTCAGCAATGTACCATCGAGGTCGGTTACTACTAATTTAATCATACTGCAAATTTACTATCTATTATTTATCTCTTCCGGAATTCTGTTAAGTTCTTCGTCGCTTTCTGCTCATGTGCACGCCTGATTGATATTATCAGGGCAGTTTCCGGTCTGTTTTTATCCTTCTATACAAAGGGCCATTTTATCAAATAATATTAAATGTCAATTTTACACCAATTTTTCTGCAATGGGTATTTTTAATGTGGCTGTTTTGTATATTTACGTCAATGACAGCTATTCTTTGAACAGGATGAATGTAAATAGCATCGTGTGATAACTGTCAGGTGAAACGTCAACAAATTCCATGATATGTCAAAACGAATGTTACTATGCCTCTTCATGTCTGCATTTGCAGGTACTGAAGCCTTTGCCCAGAAAAATGATGCGCTTGTAAAAAGCCCGGACAGCCAGTTGTCAGTGAATGTACAACTCCGGGAAGGGAAAGCTTATTATAGTGTTACCTATGCAGGCAGGTCGATCATTGAACCATCCCGCATAGGGCTGCTGAGTGATCTGGGTGATTTTTCACAACAACTACAATGGGCAGGCAGGGAGAAAAAACTGCTGCAGGAACAATACTCGCTGGACAGGGGTAAGGTGAGCAGGGTAGACTACAAAGCCAATGAGCTACGTTGTGCGTTTATCAATGCTGGTAAAGATACCCTGGAGGTGCTGTTCAGGGTGAGCAACCGGGATGTGGCTTTCTCTTACCGGATCCCCAAAAATGGTAAAGGGGCAGTTGCCTGCACGGTAGAAAAGGAAGTAACAGGTTTTGATTTCCCTGCGAAAACGACCACGTTTATTACCCAACAGGCATTGCCGATGACGGGCTGGATGCGGACCAAGCCTTCTTATGAGGAACCTTATTCCATAGAAGAAGCAGTGGGTGTTACTTCGCAAAATAAAGTAGGTTATACTTTTCCTGCCTTGTTTCATGTAGCCGGGCAGGCATGGGCATTGATCTCCGAAACGGGTGTGGGTGATAACTATGTAGGTACCCGTTTGAGTGAGGGCAGTACTGATGGATTATATACGATTGCATTTCCTCAAAGCGGCGAAAATAACGGGCAGGGGCCGGCAAGTGCTACTGCGCCACTACCTTTCCAGACATCATGGAAAACAATTACGGTAGGCAATGACCTGAAACCTATCGTAGCATCTACGGTAGCGACGGATGTAGTGAAGCCGGTAGTAAAGTCAGATAAGCTCTTTACTCCGGGCAGGGCTACCTGGAGCTGGATCATCTGGCAGGATAGCAGTGCCAATTACAAGGACCAGGTGGCATATATTGACCTTGCAGCCAGTTTGAAAGCAGAATACGTGTTGATCGATGTATTGTGGGATGTGCTGATCGGGAAAGAGAAAATGGCCGAATTAGCCCGATATGCGGCTTCAAAAGGTGTTGGACTGATACTCTGGTATAATAGTAACGGATCATGGAATGACGCGCCTTATACGCCTAAAAACCGTATGAGTGACAGGACTGTTCGCCGGGAGGAAATGGCCTGGTTACAAAAGATCGGGATTAAGGGCTTAAAAGTCGATTTCTTTGGCGGTGATAAACAGGTGACCATGCAGCTGTACCACGATATACTGGCGGATGCGGCTGAATATGGGCTGGTGATCAACTTTCATGGCGCGACCCTGCCAAGGGGATGGGACCGGATGTATCCAAACTGGGTGAGCAGTGAGGCGGTACTGGCATCAGAGAACCTGGTATTCCAGCAATCTTTCTGTGATAATTATCCGCAGACGGCCACCATTTATCCTTTTACCCGTAATGCAGTGGCACCGATGGATTTTGCACCGGTGTTCCTGAACAAACGCCTGAACCGTAACCCGGAAAAAGGAAATTTCAGACGTACTACAGATGCTTTTGAAATGGCAACGGCGGTGTTGTTCTTTTCACCTGTACAGCATTGGGGATTGACACCTGATAACCTGGAAGGCACGCCGGAATACCTGCTGGACTTTATCAGGAATGTGCCCACCACCTGGGATGAGACCCGTTTGATTGATGGTTATCCCGGGAAGTATTGTGTGATTGCACGCCGTAAAGGTAGTAAATGGTATGTGGCAGCGGTGAACGGGGAGCCGGCAGAAAAGACGATTACGATAAAATTGCCTATGCTGGAGAATAAAGAGGTGTCAATAATTAAGGATGGCGAGGGCCAGGCGTCCGTATTGCAAAAACAAAAAGTAGGTACGAGTGTGACAATTACTTTGAAGAAAGCGGGAGGTGCGGTGCTGTTTAATTAAGTAAATTAATTTGTTCTTTTTTATATAAAAGAGGCTGTATCATAAATCCGATACAGCCTTTTTTTATTCGTATCCCGGATGGAGTCGTGTTCCCGTTTAAGCAAATCTCAGCGGCTATTTTTATTTATGGGCCAACCTCATTTTGTTGTTGGCTTTGATTGGATAATGGCCAGGTAAGAGGTTATAAAAGCTAGCCAGCTTCCAGATCCTGTCATACTTTCTTTCGATGCATATTGCAGCATTTCCATGAGAACAGGCGATACCTGGCTTGTAAATTATTTTAAGGTCTCCAGGTAAGATTTTAGCTGTTTTAAAAACAGGATATACGGGCTGTTGCTATTTTCGAGTTTGCCGAAATTACGTACGCCCCAGTAGCCGGACATCACGAACATGGTCACCTGTTTTGAATTGACATCCCTGCGTACTGTTCCGTTCTTCCTGCCCCGCTCAAGCGCAGCGACCATGATCTTGGTCCACTCGTGTGTCAGTTCATTCAGGGCGGCATTGAAGTCCTCATTCCAGGGGCTCATTTCAGCTGCGAAGTTAGCCACGGGGCATCCATGTTCAACTTTGAGGAATTTATCTTCCATGAGCAAATGATGGATCAGCCCATAAATTGCATCCAGTGGTGGGGCATCGGTTTTTAAAGGCTCAATGAAACTTTGTGCCAGGGTAGGTTTCATCAATTCATTGATGATGGCGATCCCCATCTCATCTTTGTTTTTGAAATGATAGTAGAATGCACCTTTGGTCACCTTTGTGGTGGCAATGATATCGTCAATACTGGTGGTTTTGTACCCTTTGACGTAAATCAGCTCAAATGCTTTCTCTAAAATATTCATCCTTGTTGCCTCAGCCTTTTTCATCCGGATCGTTTTATTTTACCTTCAAATATTAATCACAATTTCGGATTTAATTTCTATACGTAAAACATAATCAATACCAGGTTGAATATGCCATTTTTTCAAGGGTGTTGCGGCCGGCATAATTAAATTCAATACGATCCACGAGCCAAATCAATCTATCGGATCAATATGCTTTCAGGGTTTTGATGTACTGCTTCAGCAGCTGTAGCCCTTACTCATGAATAATAGTAGTGCCGATCTTAGGTAGATGGAATTCCCCCATCGTCGATCATATGCTGCATGTTGAATTCAATGCCGGCGCGGTTTAGGAGCATGCAGGCCATTATCAGTATGATAATAACGGCGACATACTTAGCTCCTTTCATTGCTTGCTGCGGGTGCCAGGATGTACCTGTCAATATAGAAAGTGCCGAATGGAATAATACAGCCGAGTAAAACCTTCCAGGAGGTCTCGGAAAACTTCCACTTGTACGTTACGCCTACACTCAGTGTGGTGATGACAAATAAGGTAAACAGCAAGCCATGGATCGGGCCCATTAATTTAACCAGGGCAGGTTGGCCCGCCCAGTATTTTAAGGGCACGGCAATAAATAGCAGGATGATCAGCGAGATCCCTTCCAGGAATGAGATGATCCTTAGACGACCGATTGGCGTCTTGAACAATTGTAACATAAGCTTCATTAATTTTTAGAATGATCGGAAATAGGGCCGCTTAGCCAGTGGTGAAAACGGCCATGGTATAGCAATCAATATGACCAGGAGTGCGATTGAAAACCATACCAGTATGGTCATGAATTTTTGCTTGTCCGTCTCCATCCGCTTTGCTTTTGCGGATCCTATCGTCATTATTACAATAGCAGCTGTCATCAAAAAAACATGTAAGTAGCGGAAGAATGCTGCCTCACTGATGATCTTATGAGAAGATGAATCAACGACACTGTATTTGACGATAGGGCTTATAATGTACAGGTAAAGACCGAGCATCAACTGGATATGCCCGATGGTAGCAGTTAAATGCCTGACAGTGTTGTTAAGTGGTGAGAATACCCTACCGGACCGGATGCCATTGCCTGCCATAACAATCGCATAGACAAGGCTGATGAGCACGAGGTACCGGTTAGCAGCATGTAAAAATAAAAAGGTCTGATACATTGCTATTTTATTGACAAAGCAAAAGTAAATAAAAAAACATACTAGTTAGTATGTTTTTAAAAAAGTTTCTTTTGAAGTAATAAAAATGTTCATTTGGGGGCAATAAAAAAAGCAGCGTTTCCGCTGCCTCCTGGTATTAAAACATCAAACTAATCTTAGATACTTATTGGTTCGCTAACAGGCAAAGCGTATTCCAGCTTTTCTCTTTTAGCGCAGAGCTGCCCCCATTTCAAACAGGTAGCACCCCACGAAAATCCAGCGCCGAAAGTGGTGATCAGTAAATTCTGACCGGGCTGGAAATCTTCAGCAAAATCCCACAATACCAGGGGAACGGTGGCGGAAGTAGTATTCCCGTATTTTTCTATGTTGATCTTAATTTTTTCGAAGGGGATATTGAGTCTTTCGCTCACAGCCTGGATAATTCTTTTATTAGCCTGGTGAGGAATTACCCAGTCAATTTCTTCTGCGTCGAGGTTATTTAGATCCAGGGCTTCGGTGGAAGCCGCGGCCATTGATTCTACCGCGTTCTTAAAAACCAGTGCACCATTTTGCTTGATATAATGTGCGTTTTCATTTACGGTTTCAGCGCTGGCAGGGAACCTGGATCCGCCGGCTTTTACAACCAGGGAATCTGTTCCTCCTCCATCGGTTTTCATCACACTTCCCATTACGCCATAGTCTTCGGTAGTTGGTTCGAGTAAAACGGCACCTGCGCCGTCGCCAAAGAGGATACAGCTGTTTCTGTCCTTATAGTCAACGATAGAGCTCATTTTGTCGGCTCCGACTACGATGACTTTCTTATAGCGGCCGCTTTCGATCAGGCTGGCGCCTGTGGTAAGGCCGAACAGGAAGCCACTGCAGGCTCCATTGAGGTCAAAGCCAAAGGCATTGATAAGACCGCTTTTTTTACACACGAGGCTACTGGCAGGGGCCAGTAAATAGTCGGGAGTAGCGGTGGCCAGGATGACCGCCTCTATTTCTTCAGGATTAACCTTATAATTATCAAGTAAGTTTTGAATCGCTGATGCGGCCATGTCTGAAGTGGCCTCATCTTCTGCACTTGCAATACGTCGTTCTTCTATGCCTGTGCGCTGCATAATCCATTCTTCAGAAGTATCCACAATTGTCGATAAAAACTGGTTCGTAAGTACTGTCGAGGGTACATAGCCTCCTAGTGCGCTGATGGTAGCTCTGATCTCCTTTCTCATTTTCATTAAATCTATCACAGAAAATCTGGGATGCAAAGGTAACTTAAAGTAAAAGCAGTTGAACTTTTTTTTCCAGCAAATTTAGTACCGGCAAGTCAAACTCATTGATTCTAATTATTTATATATGATATTAATCAGCTAAAATGACTATACTTTGACTGAAAAGCGGTGATTTTGTGCCCAAAACTGGCATTTTGTTCCCCAAAATAGCGTTTAGTGATTTTTGTTAAAATGCCCCGTTTATTTAATAGGTAAACTTGTTTACCCGTTCATCGTCGATAATTTCATTGATCAATAACCAGTGCTTTTTCGTATCCCCCTGTACGATCCAGGATAGTATGCACAGTTCCCCGTCCTTTTCCTTTTTGGAAGGTTTATATTTCAGTCCATACCTGGACAGGGAAAGTTCGAACAACTCCGCAGAATAGGCCGCATTTCGGAAAATGAGGGTATATTCTACTGATTTGTGATGTCTGTCTATTTCCGCCTCGATATAGGGTAGCAATACCAGGATGGTCAGGATAAACATGGAAGCACAAGCTGCTGCGAAATAATATCCTCCCCCAATACCCATCCCTACGGCGGACACTGTCCAGATAGTGGCAGCTGTTGTGATGCCATTTATCTTGTTCTCTCCCCGGAAAATTACCCCTGCCCCCAGGAACCCGATCCCGGTTACGATGTTAGCGGCTATACGGTCGGGATTATTACCTCCCAGCATAGAAGATATGATCGTGAAGAAACAGGACCCGATGGAGATCATGATCATGGTTCGGAAACCGGCAGATTTACTTCTGTATTCCCGTTCTATTCCAACAAGGCCGCCCCAAACTGCGGCAAGCAGGAAACGTAGAAAAATTTCGTTGTTCATAAACTATCTATTATCTGTTATCCGGCAGGGGATATCAAAATCTTCAGAAAGATAATAAATTGAACAGACACGATGATATCCATCAGCAATAATCAGCCTTTCGGAGCGAACCAGCAGCACAGGTGAGAGTTTTTTGCCTGATTTGACCTTTGCGATATTCTCTTTTACGTGAATGTTTTCTGGTGGTAACAAGGGTAACTGGCTGGCGCGTAAAATGTCTTTGGCCTTTTTCAGCACCGTTTTTTCTTTCTTTAGTTCCGCTACTATTTTCTGTACCCGACTCCTTGGGAGTAAGAGGTCCAGGTAATCTGCTGCTGCGGGGTAATTACTATGCCTGGGATTTTTCAGCCAGATCTCTGTATTGATTTTTCTTTCTGCCATGGTAGTTTAACAGTACATACCGGGGAATGGTTTGACCGGCGGTAGAAAAAGATACGAAGATTTGTCGTTGTACGACATCTGTAAAATGATTGCATCACTCAATTTCTAATTCATCTATCGTCAGCTCATTACATCTCAGCGTGAAGGACATGGTGGCATAATCATTTGTAAATGATCACTCAGGGCATCCAGGATACTGATTTAAATGCCAGTTTCCCGGATGGGATTTTACCATAATCTGGCCATCTATGCCATTATTATTTTTGACAAATGCACCTAATGTTGGAATACCTCGTTTATCAAAACGAATAGCCAGAATAAAATTGCTGATTAGCAAACTGGATGAGTCTGCGATATGAGACTGTTTGCGGAATGCAATGGAGTTGGATGTTAAAGTAGATTTAATTGTTCCTGTTGTCATTCACTTATCTGCTGATGACCAGGCAGTAACAAGTATTGCGAACAATAAAAGGCGGGCAACAGCCGGTAGATTTTTCTATTTATCATAAAGATATGTTTACAGCAAGATTGGCAATTACTGCCAGGATCTATTGTGCAAAAATGGCAAACGGCGGCGCTGGATTTACATTTGGTAGCTTATAATCCTTGTCATCTTTTCAAAAACAGAATAAAAGTCTTCGTACTTTAGCCGCCATGTTTTCACATTGTACTGTGCCTCTTCTCTGCTACCTGCTGTTCGTAACCAGCCCCTTAACGGCGCAGCAAAAATCTTTTCCCGAAAAAATAGCAAGCGAGGGATATGCCCTTCGTTTTGCTGATACAGCCCGCAGTATACGTATGCAGCGGGATGCGCTTGAGAAAGCGAAAGCTGATGCCAATATGGAGGATGAAGCGATCTGCTATGCATATATAGCATTGACGTATAGGCGTTTACTGGACCTGGACCGTTTTTCCGCCAATGCCAATGCGGCTTATTCACTTGCTGAAAAAGCCCATAGTCAGCGCGCAAAGGCATA
This window of the Chitinophaga sancti genome carries:
- a CDS encoding Cof-type HAD-IIB family hydrolase codes for the protein MDKATTVKAVFFDIDGTLFSAKTKSIPASTIRALEYLRERGIRVFIATGRSINAISHVQHLNFDGYITFNGGCCVAKDNSVLFKQALDPQDIQQLLHYTSHQPLNFSLMYEDCHFVNQATPEIIAMYAYLNLPVPPLVDRTNPDVCNILQANILLKQEDELEFMHNIMPNSIATRWAPHSADINPKGISKKVGVEVFCEHFGFHISETMSFGDGGNDIEMLRHTAIGVAMGNATADVKAVADYVTDDIDNDGIWKALLYFKI
- a CDS encoding AraC family transcriptional regulator, translated to MKDPTEILTGVIFYSHLTSKRKEVAAFMAHNTLILMVEGQLSIETAGGKTILQKGDIMLVGKNQLATLTKIPSAEGNYETIVIVLQEDLLRTIALEEKIEVREPYTGSPFVLIPPNDFMQGYFQSVLPYVRHPDKKIRASMGMLKVREGVTLLLYAMPSLNSLLFDFSAPYKIDLKKFMLSHYHFNLPVEKFAQLTGRSLAAFKRDFKKVFDAAPRQWLLEKRLVEARHLIEKKNKKPSAIYLDLGFESLSHFSRTFKKMFGKVPSACIPAL
- a CDS encoding HAD family hydrolase, which gives rise to MIKLVVTDLDGTLLNDQHQVPERFWDIATRLLKKGVKLGIATGRPHFSITENFKPLMGHVYAISDNGSFIMYDKREIMSKPLPHEEIDALVKTSRAIENTFPVLCGKDCWYLESEAQVLLDRVLVFQKNIKIVEDLTRLNDPVLKMSVLDLAGAEQHAYPHYQSFADRLKVTLGGAFWVDVTRRDANKGEALKVIQEVNQITADETLAFGDYLNDYEMMKHAKYSYAMKNAHPAIIEAANFITEKGNNEAGVLDVIEALCFNA
- a CDS encoding glycoside hydrolase family 97 protein — protein: MSKRMLLCLFMSAFAGTEAFAQKNDALVKSPDSQLSVNVQLREGKAYYSVTYAGRSIIEPSRIGLLSDLGDFSQQLQWAGREKKLLQEQYSLDRGKVSRVDYKANELRCAFINAGKDTLEVLFRVSNRDVAFSYRIPKNGKGAVACTVEKEVTGFDFPAKTTTFITQQALPMTGWMRTKPSYEEPYSIEEAVGVTSQNKVGYTFPALFHVAGQAWALISETGVGDNYVGTRLSEGSTDGLYTIAFPQSGENNGQGPASATAPLPFQTSWKTITVGNDLKPIVASTVATDVVKPVVKSDKLFTPGRATWSWIIWQDSSANYKDQVAYIDLAASLKAEYVLIDVLWDVLIGKEKMAELARYAASKGVGLILWYNSNGSWNDAPYTPKNRMSDRTVRREEMAWLQKIGIKGLKVDFFGGDKQVTMQLYHDILADAAEYGLVINFHGATLPRGWDRMYPNWVSSEAVLASENLVFQQSFCDNYPQTATIYPFTRNAVAPMDFAPVFLNKRLNRNPEKGNFRRTTDAFEMATAVLFFSPVQHWGLTPDNLEGTPEYLLDFIRNVPTTWDETRLIDGYPGKYCVIARRKGSKWYVAAVNGEPAEKTITIKLPMLENKEVSIIKDGEGQASVLQKQKVGTSVTITLKKAGGAVLFN
- a CDS encoding TetR/AcrR family transcriptional regulator, with amino-acid sequence MKKAEATRMNILEKAFELIYVKGYKTTSIDDIIATTKVTKGAFYYHFKNKDEMGIAIINELMKPTLAQSFIEPLKTDAPPLDAIYGLIHHLLMEDKFLKVEHGCPVANFAAEMSPWNEDFNAALNELTHEWTKIMVAALERGRKNGTVRRDVNSKQVTMFVMSGYWGVRNFGKLENSNSPYILFLKQLKSYLETLK
- a CDS encoding DUF3817 domain-containing protein gives rise to the protein MLQLFKTPIGRLRIISFLEGISLIILLFIAVPLKYWAGQPALVKLMGPIHGLLFTLFVITTLSVGVTYKWKFSETSWKVLLGCIIPFGTFYIDRYILAPAASNERS
- a CDS encoding 3-oxoacyl-ACP synthase III family protein yields the protein MRKEIRATISALGGYVPSTVLTNQFLSTIVDTSEEWIMQRTGIEERRIASAEDEATSDMAASAIQNLLDNYKVNPEEIEAVILATATPDYLLAPASSLVCKKSGLINAFGFDLNGACSGFLFGLTTGASLIESGRYKKVIVVGADKMSSIVDYKDRNSCILFGDGAGAVLLEPTTEDYGVMGSVMKTDGGGTDSLVVKAGGSRFPASAETVNENAHYIKQNGALVFKNAVESMAAASTEALDLNNLDAEEIDWVIPHQANKRIIQAVSERLNIPFEKIKINIEKYGNTTSATVPLVLWDFAEDFQPGQNLLITTFGAGFSWGATCLKWGQLCAKREKLEYALPVSEPISI
- a CDS encoding MgtC/SapB family protein, coding for MNNEIFLRFLLAAVWGGLVGIEREYRSKSAGFRTMIMISIGSCFFTIISSMLGGNNPDRIAANIVTGIGFLGAGVIFRGENKINGITTAATIWTVSAVGMGIGGGYYFAAACASMFILTILVLLPYIEAEIDRHHKSVEYTLIFRNAAYSAELFELSLSRYGLKYKPSKKEKDGELCILSWIVQGDTKKHWLLINEIIDDERVNKFTY